The Synergistaceae bacterium genome contains the following window.
AACAAAGCTTCTAATCTCGAAAGAATATCAATGTCGGGTTAATTATCAATACCAAAAATATTATATTTCTTGTTGATAACCTCACTCGCTTCATCTGTAAATAAATCAGTCGTGTTAATAAGTGAATATGATGATAACTCATTAATAAATTTGCTTGCATTAGCCTCTATATTGTCCCCAGGATTAAACATAGCAATATCACCATCTTCACTAATAAAATCTAAATTAATACGATTAATGGTTTCTTTAGTCCATCCTTTATCTTTTATAATTGTTATAGATAGGGTTTCCAACCATACATCTTCATTAGACTGGCTTATTGATATAGTTTTAATTTCAGGACGCAAATAATCATGATATTTCACCATTAGATCGTTGGTAATATCAATTCTGCTATACTTCTCGTCCAAATAAATCCCCTCCTTATATTATCTCCAGGATTTTTCGGTTAACTTTTAACCAATCCTGTTGTTCCTTATAGTTCGGGAGGCCCGTCTTGACCCTTGCCCAGAACCCCGAGCTGTGGTTTTTATAAGCGATATGGCTAAGCTCATGGACAACCACATAGTCGATGACTGCCATCGGACACATAATCAGCCGCCAGGCAAAATTCAAGTTATCCTTGGCGCTGCATGAACCCCAGCGGGCTTTCGCCTCAGAAAGTTTGACGGATGAATAGGTTACTCCCATTATCCCCGCATACCTTGAGACCCTCTCAGTCAGCACAGTTTCTGCTTCACCCTTCAGCCATGCAATTACATCGGCTTTGGTATACCCATCAGGAATCAGGATGTTCGTACTCGAAAACTTAATATCAGTAACGGTTTCTTTTAGAATTGTGTAAGTATTGCCCAAATACAGTAGACTTTCGCCACTCTCAAAAACCACTGGGCTATGCTTCTCTCCAAAGACAGATACCTGGTGCTGCTTATCTGCAATCCACCGCTTTTTTTTCTCCACGAAATCCGCAATGTCACTTTCCTTAGCTTTGTTCGGCGCTCGGACTATAAGATTTGCCTCGCTGTCAATTATTAAAGCTATGCTCTTTCGATCGGAGCGCACGATCTCATAAGGGATTTCATTCATACACCGTCCCTCCCATAGTGCTGAAATCCCAATTCAAGTAGCCTTTGGGCAATTTCCTTGCGCTTCTTGAAAATACTGGGTACACGCCGCCTAATTTCAGGTGCAATCAGTTTTGTGATGATAAAAGTCCTGAGTGTGTTTTGCATTGATTCGTTATTCCAAAAATTCACTGCTGCGGCATCTGTTTTGAAACGCTCGAGGACATCGTTGGTTAAGTCCTTAAGAGCATTGAAATCGTCTTCATCAAGATCAGTAAAATCCTTATCTCCATACAATTCTTTTTTTAGCAAGGCAAAAAAGGGCATCTCATGTTCTGCTTCATACCCGTAAGTTTTCTCGCGCTGGCGGCCTTCAATAATTTCATCACGGAATTCCTCGAGCGCTTTACGCAAATCTGCCCAGTTATCTTTAAACTCCTGTAACAGAGCCTCCAGCTTTTCGCTCAAACGTGCAAAAAGTTCGGGATCTTTTGGGGTGTTAACATTGATATACTCTCGAACTGCGTACTTGATTTCATCACTAACCGCACGGTCACTCTTAGATTTCTTCTTAGCATCTTCTAAGAAATCGCTTGATAGTAGAGAAATAGGTTCAATTTCCAAGGCAACCCCATTTACGGCAAGATACTCTTCGATAATTGCCCTGACCTTTTTACTGGCATCCTTCATGGATAGGCGTGGATCACGTGTTAGTTTCGCAACTGACTCCCTAATGAAGGCAAGCAGTTTGAATGTATCGCTATAATCAAGTGCTGCAGGATTTGGTAGCACACGGTCAAACATTCTCGACAATATGCTGAACAAAGAGTTGAACTCATCACGCAGCTTGTCATCAGCTACCAATTCCTCAATGATTGTGCTTGTATCATCAAGAGAGTTCACTCCAACCTTGTTATGTATAAACAACAAGATGTTGTTATACGCGCTATTAAGCGAATCAATATCCTGCGCTGGGTTCTTCATAGCAGCTACGGTTTCATCAATGTCAGCATCGGCGTATTCAGCCAGTGCTTCACGCAAATGGTTTGTTACGCCAACATAATCTACTACATAACCACACTTTTTGTCAGCGCCGTAGGTTCGGTTCACCCGAGCGATAGCTTGAAGCAGGGTGTGGTTCCTCAACACTTTATCTAAGTACATGACTTGCTCGATAGGAGCATCAAACCCTGTCATAAGCATAGCAGTTACGACAATGATTCCGTAGTTGCCGTCGCCGCCTTTTTTGCCTTTACCTCCAAAAGGAGCTTTAAAGCCGTCAACGATCATCTCGTTATCCTGTTCATTGCCATAAACTTTTAAGTGTGGCTCTTCATTTGGAGCGGTAGAGATGATGCAAGCGGTTTTCAATTGTTCCAGCTTGGAGATGTCAATGTTCTGTGGGTTATCCGCTTTCAGCGCAGCAATCTTTTCTGGTAGCAGTTCATCAATAGCAACTTTATATCTGTGCGCTGCTTCTTTACTGACTCCGACAACCTGTGCTTTGAACCCATTGCTGAAAACGGTGCTGATATAATGGTCCAGCATGTCGGAGGCTTTCTCCCGAATAATCTCCCACGCTTCCAGATAACCACGGGCGGTGTATTTTCCCATGATTTCCTGCTGCTCTTCGGTCTCCATATAGCCGAAAACATCAACGAAGGCACGGTTCATTGCATCGTGATCTGTAATCTCGCTA
Protein-coding sequences here:
- a CDS encoding M48 family metallopeptidase; the protein is MNEIPYEIVRSDRKSIALIIDSEANLIVRAPNKAKESDIADFVEKKKRWIADKQHQVSVFGEKHSPVVFESGESLLYLGNTYTILKETVTDIKFSSTNILIPDGYTKADVIAWLKGEAETVLTERVSRYAGIMGVTYSSVKLSEAKARWGSCSAKDNLNFAWRLIMCPMAVIDYVVVHELSHIAYKNHSSGFWARVKTGLPNYKEQQDWLKVNRKILEII
- a CDS encoding type I restriction endonuclease subunit R → VLLIDRKDLQSQLFKTTKAIKFAVNEAGSIEGMKKLIQNTASDVTVAMVHKFGERKETVGKFPVLNRSSRILVMIDEAHRSEYSDLAANMWRSMPNSIKVAFTGTPITKTTDTFGGYIDAYTMRQAVEDEVVVEIKYEGRATDSEITDHDAMNRAFVDVFGYMETEEQQEIMGKYTARGYLEAWEIIREKASDMLDHYISTVFSNGFKAQVVGVSKEAAHRYKVAIDELLPEKIAALKADNPQNIDISKLEQLKTACIISTAPNEEPHLKVYGNEQDNEMIVDGFKAPFGGKGKKGGDGNYGIIVVTAMLMTGFDAPIEQVMYLDKVLRNHTLLQAIARVNRTYGADKKCGYVVDYVGVTNHLREALAEYADADIDETVAAMKNPAQDIDSLNSAYNNILLFIHNKVGVNSLDDTSTIIEELVADDKLRDEFNSLFSILSRMFDRVLPNPAALDYSDTFKLLAFIRESVAKLTRDPRLSMKDASKKVRAIIEEYLAVNGVALEIEPISLLSSDFLEDAKKKSKSDRAVSDEIKYAVREYINVNTPKDPELFARLSEKLEALLQEFKDNWADLRKALEEFRDEIIEGRQREKTYGYEAEHEMPFFALLKKELYGDKDFTDLDEDDFNALKDLTNDVLERFKTDAAAVNFWNNESMQNTLRTFIITKLIAPEIRRRVPSIFKKRKEIAQRLLELGFQHYGRDGV